One window from the genome of Ictidomys tridecemlineatus isolate mIctTri1 chromosome 12, mIctTri1.hap1, whole genome shotgun sequence encodes:
- the Hk2 gene encoding hexokinase-2 isoform X2 produces the protein MISGMYMGELVRLILVKMAKEELLFQGKTSPELLTTGSFETKDVSDIEDDKDGIRKAYQVLVRLGLNPLQEDCVATHRICQIVSTRSANLCAATLAAVLRRIKENKGEDRLRSTIGVDGSVYKKHPHFAKRLHKAVRRLVPDCDIRFLRSEDGSGKGAAMVTAVAYRLADQHRARQNTLEPLKLSHEQLLEVKRRMKLEMERGLSKETHSIAPVKMLPTYVCATPDGTEKGDFLALDLGGTNFRVLLVRVRNGKRRGVEMHNKIYSIPQEVMHGTGEELFDHIVQCIADFLEYMGMKGVSLPLGFTFSFPCQQNSLDESILLKWTKGFKASGCEGEDVVTLLKEAIHRREEFDLDVVAVVNDTVGTMMTCGYEDPHCEVGLIVGTGSNACYMEEMRNVELVDGEEGRMCVNMEWGAFGDNGCLDDFRTEFDKAVDDLSLNPGKQRFEKMISGMYLGEIVRNILIDFTKRGLLFRGRISERLKTRGIFETKFLSQIESDCLALLQVRAILHHLGLESTCDDSIIVKEVCTVVARRAAQLCGAGMAAVVDKIRENRGLDTLKVTVGVDGTLYKLHPHFAKVMHETVKDLAPKCEVSFLESEDGSGKGAALITAVACRIREAGQR, from the exons ATGATCAGTGGGATGTACATGGGGGAGCTGGTAAGGCTCATCCTGGTGAAGATGGCCAAGGAAGAGCTGCTGTTCCAGGGGAAGACCAGCCCGGAACTGCTTACCACAGGCAGCTTCGAAACCAAAGATGTCTCAGATATTGAAGA CGATAAGGATGGCATCCGGAAGGCCTACCAGGTGCTGGTGCGGCTGGGTCTGAATCCattgcaggaggactgtgtgGCCACTCACCGGATCTGCCAGATTGTGTCCACACGCTCAGCCAACCTGTGTGCAgccaccctggctgctgtgctgcGGCGTATCAAGGAGAACAAGGGCGAGGATCGGCTGCGCTCCACCATTGGGGTTGATGGCTCCGTCTACAAGAAACACCCTCA TTTTGCCAAGCGTCTTCACAAGGCTGTACGTCGGCTGGTGCCTGACTGCGACATTCGCTTCCTCCGCTCTGAGGATGGCAGCGGCAAAGGGGCAGCCATGGTGACCGCAGTGGCTTACCGACTGGCTGATCAACACAGAGCCCGCCAGAATACCCTAGAGCCTCTAAAACTGAGCCATGAGCAGCTGCTGGAGGTCAAGAGGAGGATGAAGCTTGAAATGGAGCGAGGTCTGAGCAAGGAGACGCACTCCATCGCCCCTGTGAAGATGCTGCCCACCTACGTGTGTGCTACCCCCGATGGCACAG AGAAAGGGGACTTCTTGGCCTTGGACCTTGGAGGAACCAATTTCCGGGTCCTGCTGGTGCGTGTGCGAAATGGGAAGCGGCGAGGAGTAGAGATGCACAACAAGATCTACTCCATCCCACAGGAGGTCATGCATGGCACAGGCGAGGAG CTCTTTGACCACATCGTCCAGTGCATCGCTGACTTCCTGGAGTACATGGGCATGAAGGGTGTGTCTCTGCCTCTGGGTTTCACCTTCTCCTTCCCCTGCCAGCAGAACAGCTTGGATGAG AGTATCCTCCTTAAGTGGACCAAAGGCTTCAAGGCATCTGGATGCGAGGGTGAGGACGTGGTCACCCTGCTGAAGGAAGCCATCCACCGGCGAGAG GAGTTTGACCTGGACGTGGTGGCTGTGGTTAATGACACAGTTGGAACCATGATGACGTGTGGCTATGAAGACCCTCACTGTGAGGTTGGCCTCATTGTTG GCACCGGTAGCAACGCCTGCTACATGGAGGAGATGCGCAACGTGGAACTGGTGGATGGAGAAGAAGGGCGGATGTGCGTCAACATGGAATGGGGCGCCTTCGGGGACAATGGGTGCCTGGACGACTTCCGCACGGAATTTGACAAGGCTGTGGATGATCTTTCGCTCAACCCAGGCAAACAGAG GTTTGAGAAGATGATCAGTGGCATGTACTTGGGCGAGATTGTCCGTAACATCCTTATCGATTTCACCAAGCGTGGGCTGCTCTTCCGCGGCCGCATCTCAGAGCGGCTCAAGACAAGGGGAATCTTTGAAACAAAGTTCTTGTCTCAGATTGAGAG CGACTGCCTGGCCCTGCTGCAGGTCCGTGCCATCCTGCACCACTTGGGCCTCGAGAGCACCTGTGACGACAGCATCATCGTCAAGGAGGTGTGCACCGTGGTGGCACGGCGGGCAGCCCAGCTCTGTGGCGCAGGCATGGCTGCTGTTGTGGACAAGATACGGGAAAACCGTGGGCTGGACACCCTCAAAGTGACAGTGGGTGTGGATGGGACCCTCTacaagctacatcctca ttttgccaaAGTCATGCATGAGACGGTGAAGGACCTGGCCCCCAAATGTGAGGTGTCCTTCCTGGAGTCAGAGGACGGCAGTGGGAAGGGGGCCGCGCTCATCACTGCCGTGGCCTGTCGCATCCGGGAGGCCGGACAGCGATAG
- the Hk2 gene encoding hexokinase-2 isoform X1, with product MIASHMIACLFTELNHNQVQKVEQYLYHMRLSDETLLEISKRFRKEMEKGLGATTHPTASVKMLPTFVRSTPDGTEHGEFLALDLGGTNFRVLRVRVTDNGLQKVEMENQIYAIPEDIMRGSGTQLFDHIAECLANFMDKLQIKDKKLPLGFTFSFPCHQTKLDESFLVSWTKGFKSSGVEGRDVVALIRKAIQRRGDFDIDIVAVVNDTVGTMMTCGYDDQNCEIGLIVGTGSNACYMEEMRHIDMVEGDEGRMCINMEWGAFGDDGALNDIRTEFDREIDMGSLNPGKQLFEKMISGMYMGELVRLILVKMAKEELLFQGKTSPELLTTGSFETKDVSDIEDDKDGIRKAYQVLVRLGLNPLQEDCVATHRICQIVSTRSANLCAATLAAVLRRIKENKGEDRLRSTIGVDGSVYKKHPHFAKRLHKAVRRLVPDCDIRFLRSEDGSGKGAAMVTAVAYRLADQHRARQNTLEPLKLSHEQLLEVKRRMKLEMERGLSKETHSIAPVKMLPTYVCATPDGTEKGDFLALDLGGTNFRVLLVRVRNGKRRGVEMHNKIYSIPQEVMHGTGEELFDHIVQCIADFLEYMGMKGVSLPLGFTFSFPCQQNSLDESILLKWTKGFKASGCEGEDVVTLLKEAIHRREEFDLDVVAVVNDTVGTMMTCGYEDPHCEVGLIVGTGSNACYMEEMRNVELVDGEEGRMCVNMEWGAFGDNGCLDDFRTEFDKAVDDLSLNPGKQRFEKMISGMYLGEIVRNILIDFTKRGLLFRGRISERLKTRGIFETKFLSQIESDCLALLQVRAILHHLGLESTCDDSIIVKEVCTVVARRAAQLCGAGMAAVVDKIRENRGLDTLKVTVGVDGTLYKLHPHFAKVMHETVKDLAPKCEVSFLESEDGSGKGAALITAVACRIREAGQR from the exons AACACGGAGAGTTCCTGGCTCTGGATCTTGGAGGGACCAACTTCCGTGTGCTCCGTGTGAGAGTAACGGACAATGGGCTCCAGAAGGTTGAGATGGAGAACCAGATCTACGCCATCCCTGAGGACATCATGCGGGGCAGTGGCACTCAG CTGTTTGACCACATTGCTGAATGCCTGGCCAACTTCATGGATAAACTCCAAATCAAAGACAAGAAACTCCCATTGGGCTTTACCTTCTCATTCCCCTGCCACCAGACTAAGCTAGATGAG AGTTTCCTGGTCTCATGGACCAAGGGCTTCAAGTCCAGTGGTGTGGAAGGCAGAGACGTGGTGGCTCTGATCCGGAAGGCCATCCAGCGGAGAGGG GACTTTGATATTGACATTGTGGCTGTGGTGAATGACACGGTTGGGACCATGATGACTTGTGGTTATGATGACCAGAACTGTGAGATTGGTCTCATTGTGG GCACTGGCAGCAATGCCTGCTACATGGAGGAAATGCGCCACATCGACATGGTGGAGGGCGACGAGGGGCGGATGTGTATCAACATGGAGTGGGGGGCCTTTGGGGACGATGGCGCGCTCAATGACATCCGCACGGAGTTTGACCGAGAGATCGACATGGGCTCGCTGAATCCTGGGAAGCAACT GTTTGAGAAGATGATCAGTGGGATGTACATGGGGGAGCTGGTAAGGCTCATCCTGGTGAAGATGGCCAAGGAAGAGCTGCTGTTCCAGGGGAAGACCAGCCCGGAACTGCTTACCACAGGCAGCTTCGAAACCAAAGATGTCTCAGATATTGAAGA CGATAAGGATGGCATCCGGAAGGCCTACCAGGTGCTGGTGCGGCTGGGTCTGAATCCattgcaggaggactgtgtgGCCACTCACCGGATCTGCCAGATTGTGTCCACACGCTCAGCCAACCTGTGTGCAgccaccctggctgctgtgctgcGGCGTATCAAGGAGAACAAGGGCGAGGATCGGCTGCGCTCCACCATTGGGGTTGATGGCTCCGTCTACAAGAAACACCCTCA TTTTGCCAAGCGTCTTCACAAGGCTGTACGTCGGCTGGTGCCTGACTGCGACATTCGCTTCCTCCGCTCTGAGGATGGCAGCGGCAAAGGGGCAGCCATGGTGACCGCAGTGGCTTACCGACTGGCTGATCAACACAGAGCCCGCCAGAATACCCTAGAGCCTCTAAAACTGAGCCATGAGCAGCTGCTGGAGGTCAAGAGGAGGATGAAGCTTGAAATGGAGCGAGGTCTGAGCAAGGAGACGCACTCCATCGCCCCTGTGAAGATGCTGCCCACCTACGTGTGTGCTACCCCCGATGGCACAG AGAAAGGGGACTTCTTGGCCTTGGACCTTGGAGGAACCAATTTCCGGGTCCTGCTGGTGCGTGTGCGAAATGGGAAGCGGCGAGGAGTAGAGATGCACAACAAGATCTACTCCATCCCACAGGAGGTCATGCATGGCACAGGCGAGGAG CTCTTTGACCACATCGTCCAGTGCATCGCTGACTTCCTGGAGTACATGGGCATGAAGGGTGTGTCTCTGCCTCTGGGTTTCACCTTCTCCTTCCCCTGCCAGCAGAACAGCTTGGATGAG AGTATCCTCCTTAAGTGGACCAAAGGCTTCAAGGCATCTGGATGCGAGGGTGAGGACGTGGTCACCCTGCTGAAGGAAGCCATCCACCGGCGAGAG GAGTTTGACCTGGACGTGGTGGCTGTGGTTAATGACACAGTTGGAACCATGATGACGTGTGGCTATGAAGACCCTCACTGTGAGGTTGGCCTCATTGTTG GCACCGGTAGCAACGCCTGCTACATGGAGGAGATGCGCAACGTGGAACTGGTGGATGGAGAAGAAGGGCGGATGTGCGTCAACATGGAATGGGGCGCCTTCGGGGACAATGGGTGCCTGGACGACTTCCGCACGGAATTTGACAAGGCTGTGGATGATCTTTCGCTCAACCCAGGCAAACAGAG GTTTGAGAAGATGATCAGTGGCATGTACTTGGGCGAGATTGTCCGTAACATCCTTATCGATTTCACCAAGCGTGGGCTGCTCTTCCGCGGCCGCATCTCAGAGCGGCTCAAGACAAGGGGAATCTTTGAAACAAAGTTCTTGTCTCAGATTGAGAG CGACTGCCTGGCCCTGCTGCAGGTCCGTGCCATCCTGCACCACTTGGGCCTCGAGAGCACCTGTGACGACAGCATCATCGTCAAGGAGGTGTGCACCGTGGTGGCACGGCGGGCAGCCCAGCTCTGTGGCGCAGGCATGGCTGCTGTTGTGGACAAGATACGGGAAAACCGTGGGCTGGACACCCTCAAAGTGACAGTGGGTGTGGATGGGACCCTCTacaagctacatcctca ttttgccaaAGTCATGCATGAGACGGTGAAGGACCTGGCCCCCAAATGTGAGGTGTCCTTCCTGGAGTCAGAGGACGGCAGTGGGAAGGGGGCCGCGCTCATCACTGCCGTGGCCTGTCGCATCCGGGAGGCCGGACAGCGATAG